One window from the genome of Hippocampus zosterae strain Florida chromosome 7, ASM2543408v3, whole genome shotgun sequence encodes:
- the mprip gene encoding myosin phosphatase Rho-interacting protein isoform X2, giving the protein MSTAKENSCRKFQANFFNKSKCQNCFKPRELHLLTDQDLTQAKPIYGGWLCLAPEGTDFDNPMQRSRKWQRRFFVLYEHGCLRFALDESPSTLPQGTVNMNQCMDVVDAEPKTGQKNSLCIITPEQEYFIRGENKEIIHGWTEQLVVYPRTNKQNQKKKRKVEPTTSQEPGPAKVAVTGSGIPEAEKVPDSSSIIWQEELNQREAEGATVWAPAELPLGSPPPHPTGECRQGSDAGSVNGDEVDQGSLALHGSVPQPPSDLLSPTGSCSSLGGVPRCLSPAPSDPFPSGSSLLSNGSHISGSVSSLDSDASGSTVTSTESHPAPQRGNHSYSHHDTPRSRRLEAEARKAEKRSRFRSPERHEREAVLSPERSRSGVIEKLEALELENAEKMDVEESGRSGARQGRSEHRRFHREGQNLDFTSSLPPLRRAKSLDRRTTDSVMTPDLLNFKKGWMVKLDEQGQWKKSWFVLTDHSLRYYKDSIAEEASDLDGEIDLSTCYNVTEYQAQRNYGFQIQTQEGVYTLSAMTAGIRRNWIQAVMKNVRPSTAPDVASSTDDHASFSPLEGLVRPDVTQDSPSSETSSVERESTQSIIKSRARERRREGRSKTFDWAEFRPIAQALAQQRAQEAESLQADLGELERSRRREERRKRYESVTSSAMEHSSLKEGGRMDFQSTEKVPDSSSPQFLERHQKVEEVIEQHWRQVEKTPIREERRVPLPSTGSARETVELEHLLDNYKQGMEDLKAQLEGCHQQLLDSNKHKQELELQLRTALEREQDIRAGYISPLEHHLGLEADVTPQMKRPELVSPQAQSLTKKYQETKELLKLQELKKRNMQAQLGLSLSHHPLKEPHFSEPPKIPIVEGTMPEPVQQTVSFLLLDSTEAGQELHDLTAGKSLTVKELTKLLKCHTLNQETSEKQPFQKVLETWKCQQEIEHEMMKKSLARAGETIREYESRLLNMEDLVQKQSIKSPFGPLSRTDNHSETKEQTIGMLTQRIEILTSENGALKQKCQEIVNQLTEADREIDRLKAELIGRQCVNQHHLVTEEMKRLKADLAKSQANAIDRDYFERELNEKSLRLREALTTIEDLGSALKDTEMKLQLREATLEGLGFQADCEDEARHLEQEQLKDLLEASQAKLFDTEAALHTTQRHCVELESSNRELIALQQKSEEVNKEKLREVENQIVMLQEKLEMRISGGEKSPGIGGCVQEGAKHVNKGILKQVVDEVEKRSEAANQVLDMLFKIDVDVEKMLKFLKSTLCVSKHLPSRKEGLFCISQKNMRLVLQAEFLSQILSTTKIKPEADQLDSGNSLAQEIAHKRWTLLIGQIYADAEAETDRMAESDFSSMYNWLDDETNSCLLKELTKTLKARAICLEKNALRLQLAKDDDFDRFTCGLKDRQSSEYLLDALQDACMSYVIIRLRLQHEKELRNNQTKVDIDAFECPNCPDLRKLAKDLQTQLADVHSQSCDTSDMPETSIHAEGEPMSSAEKTCDMTHQDMVAKYEKELREVKDHYEQEAVRLRQEIAEASETLCLRSEENAREIDSLINCMEDLKKKHELERINLMERFDEEMEALRTMIAPSNPNKASTAEEGPLHGTPGRTSHLKECIQELLTQVSVMTQEMRRREAQGEITTLRLKYEKDLENLKATCERGFAAMEESHQKVIDELHRKHQRELENLQEEKERLLAEETAATISAIEAMKNAHRNELERELDKARKANNNAENADMDEMRRGHEEELCSFQREIEVLSEQYSQKCLENAHLAQALEAERQALRQCQRENQELNAHNQELNNRLAAEITKMRSMTSEDGVGDTNTIQGKELYELEVMLRVKESEVQYLKQEINSLKDELQACQRDKKYATDKYKDIYTELSIVKAKAERDLGRLRDQLQLAHEALGEPSLEQVDRGGGYDIMKSKSNPDILKMAAAAAKRSERTLRSKSVSRDMPWDS; this is encoded by the exons CCAAGTACGCTGCCTCAGGGCACAGTGAATATGAACCAATGTATGGATGTCGTCGACGCGGAACCGAAGACTGGCCAGAAGAACTCCTTGTGCATCATCACCCCAGAACAGGAGTACTTCATAAGGGGGGAGAATAAAGAGATCATTCATGG GTGGACTGAGCAGCTCGTTGTGTATCCCCGCACCAATAAGCAGAACCAGAAGAAGAAGCGTAAGGTGGAGCCTACAACCTCCCAG GAGCCAGGGCCAGCCAAGGTAGCAGTGACTGGCTCAGGTATCCCAGAGGCAGAGAAAGTTCCAGATTCCAGTTCCATCATCTGGCAGGAAGAGCTCAACCAAAGAGAGGCTGAAGGTGCCACAGTATGGGCCCCTGCTGAGCTGCCTTTAGGCTCCCCACCGCCACACCCAACAG GTGAATGTCGACAGGGGTCTGACGCAGGCTCAGTGAATGGCGACGAAGTGGATCAGGGTAGCCTGGCCCTGCACGGCTCTGTGCCGCAGCCGCCCAGTGACCTCCTTTCCCCGACAGGCTCTTGTTCCAGCCTGGGCGGTGTACCCCGCTGCCTTTCTCCTGCTCCCAGTGACCCCTTCCCCTCTGGCAGCTCACTGCTATCCAATGGCTCTCACATCAGTGGCTCGGTCAGCTCCCTGGACTCCGATGCCAGCGGCAGCACGGTGACCAGCACTGAGAGTCACCCGGCTCCCCAGAGAGGGAACCACTCGTACAGCCACCACGACACGCCTCGATCCCGAAGGCTGGAAGCAGAAGCGAGAAAGGCAGAGAAGAGGAGCAGGTTTAGGAGCCCTGAAAGGCATGAGAGGGAGGCTGTTCTCAGCCCCGAGAGGAG TCGCTCTGGCGTGATTGAGAAGTTGGAGGCCCTCGAGCTTGAGAATGCAGAGAAAATGGATGTGGAAGAGTCGGGCAGGAGTGGAGCCAGACAAGGCCGCAGTGAGCACAGGCGTTTCCACAGAGAG GGTCAAAATCTGGATTTCACCTCTTCCCTGCCGCCTCTTAGGAGAGCCAAGTCCCTTGACCGACGGACAACCGATTCAGTCATGACA CCAGATTTACTGAACTTCAAGAAAGGATGGATGGTGAAGCTGGACGAGCAAGGGCAG TGGAAGAAATCCTGGTTTGTTCTGACAGATCACAGCCTGCGTTATTACAAGGATTCGATCGCAGAGGAG GCTTCTGACCTGGACGGTGAGATTGATCTGTCAACTTGTTACAATGTCACGGAATACCAGGCTCAACGAAATTACGGGTTCCAAATACAA ACTCAAGAGGGAGTTTACACACTTTCGGCCATGACAGCGGGTATCCGGAGAAATTGGATCCAGGCAGTGATGAAAAATGTCAGACCATCTACTGCTCCTGATGTAGCAAG CTCAACAGACGACCATGCTTCTTTTTCTCCTCTGGAGGGCCTGGTGAGACCAGATGTGACTCAGGACTCTCCTTCATCTGAAACCTCATCAGTGGAAAGAGAATCCACTCAAAGCATCATAAAGAGCCGAGCACGTGAGCGTAGGCGAGAGGGTCGATCGAAGACTTTTGATTGGGCCGAGTTCAGACCTATCGCCCAAGCCCTGGCTCAGCAACGGGCACAGGAGGCCGAGAGCCTTCAGGCAGACCTAGGAGAGCTAGAGCGTAGTCGGCGGAGGGAGGAGAGGCGAAAGAGGTATGAGTCTGTGACGAGTTCAGCGATGGAGCACTCGTCGCTCAAAGAAGGCGGGAGAATGGACTTCCAGAGTACAGAAAAAGTGCCTGACTCATCAAGTCCTCAGTTTCTAGAAAGGCATCAGAAGGTTGAGGAGGTGATTGAGCAACACTGGCGACAGGTAGAGAAGACGCCGATACGAGAAGAGCGAAGGGTGCCCCTGCCTTCGACGGGTTCTGCCAGAGAGACGGTGGAGCTCGAACACTTGCTGGACAATTACAAGCAAGGG ATGGAAGATCTTAAAGCACAATTGGAAGGCTGTCACCAGCAGCTGCTTGACTCCAACAAACACAAGCAGGAGCTTGAATTGCAGCTGAGAACAGCTCTTGAGAGAGAGCAGGACATACGAGCAGGTTACATATCTCCG CTGGAACACCATTTGGGTCTGGAGGCTGATGTGACGCCCCAGATGAAGAGGCCAGAACTGGTTAGTCCTCAAGCACAGAGTTTAACAAAGAAGTACCAGGAGACCAAAGAACTCCTGAAGCTGCAAGAGTTGAAAAAGCGCAATATGCAGGCACAGCTTGGCCTTTCCCTTTCTCACCACCCTCTTAAGGAACCTCATTTTTCCGAACCCCCCAAAATACCCATTGTGGAAGGCACTATGCCTGAACCTGTCCAGCAAACAGTTAGCTTTTTACTCCTTGATAGTACAGAAGCAGGTCAAGAACTTCATGACTTAACTGCTGGCAAATCTCTCACTGTGAAGGAACTGACAAAGCTGTTAAAATGCCACACGTTAAATCAAGAAACGTCAGAGAAACAACCATTTCAGAAGGTGTTGGAGACCTGGAAATGCCAACAGGAGATTGAACATGAGATGATGAAAAAGAGTTTGGCCCGAGCTGGAGAAACTATCCGGGAATATGAATCCCGTCTTTTAAACATGGAGGATTTGGTTCAGAAGCAAAGTATTAAAAGCCCCTTTGGTCCCCTCTCAAGAACTGATAACCATTCCGAAACAAAAGAGCAAACGATTGGAATGCTTACTCAGAGGATCGAGATTTTAACAAGTGAAAACGGtgcattgaaacaaaaatgcCAAGAGATCGTGAACCAACTGACTGAGGCAGACAGAGAAATAGACAGACTGAAAGCCGAGCTTATCGGCCGTCAGTGTGTCAACCAGCATCATCTCGTTACGGAAGAGATGAAAAGACTAAAGGCCGACTTGGCCAAAAGCCAGGCTAATGCCATTGACAGGGACTATTTTGAGAGAGAGCTGAATGAGAAATCGTTGAGGCTTCGTGAAGCTTTGACAACAATCGAGGACCTTGGCAGCGCCCTAAAGGACACAGAGATGAAATTGCAGTTGAGAGAAGCCACATTGGAAGGTCTTGGATTCCAGGCGGATTGTGAGGATGAGGCACGGCACCTGGAGCAGGAGCAGCTTAAAGACCTTCTTGAAGCCTCACAAGCAAAGTTATTTGACACCGAGGCAGCCCTCCATACGACTCAACGGCACTGTGTTGAACTTGAATCCAGCAACCGTGAATTAATCGCACTACAGCAGAAATCGGAGGAGGTCAATAAAGAGAAGCTTAGAGAAGTAGAAAATCAAATAGTGATGCTACAAGAGAAGTTAGaaatgaggataagtggaggTGAAAAGTCTCCTGGCATCGGTGGCTGTGTCCAGGAAGGAGCAAAGCATGTTAATAAAGGTATTTTAAAGCAAGTAGTCGATGAGGTTGAGAAGAGGTCAGAGGCGGCTAATCAGGTTTTAGACATGTTGTTCAAGATAGATGTCGATGTCGAGAAAATgctgaaatttttaaaaagcacattatGTGTAAGCAAACATCTTCCTTCTCGAAAAGAAGGCCTTTTTTGCATAAGTCAAAAAAACATGAGGCTGGTTTTACAGGCAGAATTCTTGAGCCAGATTCTGAGTACCACTAAAATAAAACCAGAAGCCGATCAACTGGACTCTGGAAACAGTTTAGCACAAGAGATTGCTCACAAGCGCTGGACGCTCTTGATAGGTCAGATTTATGCAGATGCCGAAGCTGAGACAGACAGAATGGCCGAGTCAGATTTCTCATCGATGTATAACTGGCTTGATGATGAAACGAACAGTTGCCTTCTTAAAGAATTAACCAAAACATTAAAGGCAAGGGCaatctgtttggaaaaaaatgcattgaggcTTCAGTTGGCcaaagatgacgactttgatcgTTTTACGTGTGGTCTCAAAGACAGGCAGTCTTCGGAGTATCTCCTTGATGCTCTTCAAGATGCTTGCATGTCCTATGTGATTATTCGGCTGCGGCTGCAGCATGAAAAAGAACTCCGGAATAATCAGACCAAAGTCGACATTGATGCTTTTGAATGTCCAAACTGTCCGGATTTGAGAAAGCTTGCCAAAGATCTGCAGACCCAACTGGCAGATGTTCATAGTCAGTCGTGCGACACATCCGACATGCCAGAGACTTCCATCCACGCAGAAGGGGAGCCCATGAGCTCAGCTGAGAAAACCTGTGACATGACACATCAGGACATGGTAGCCAAGTATGAGAAGGAGCTGCGGGAGGTTAAAGACCACTACGAGCAGGAAGCTGTCAGACTGAGGCAAGAGATTGCTGAAGCCAGTGAAACTCTGTGCCTGCGCTCAGAAGAGAATGCCAGAGAGATCGATTCATTGATAAACTGCATGGAAGACCTCAAGAAGAAGCACGAGTTGGAACGAATCAACCTTATGGAGCGGTTTGACGAAGAAATGGAGGCGCTTAGGACAATGATTGCTCCTTCAAACCCAAACAAGGCATCTACAGCAGAGGAAGGTCCGTTACATGGCACCCCTGGCCGGACATCCCATCTGAAAGAGTGCATCCAAGAGCTGCTGACCCAAGTGTCGGTTATGACCCAAGAGATGAGACGTCGCGAAGCACAGGGCGAGATAACCACTCTCCGGCTGAAATACGAGAAAGACCTGGAAAATTTAAAG GCAACTTGCGAGAGGGGCTTTGCTGCAATGGAAGAGTCTCATCAGAAGGTGATCGACGAGCTCCACAGGAAACACCAGAGAGAGCTGGAGAACCTgcaggaggaaaaagaaagactGCTGGCAGAGGAAACTGCGGCCACCATTTCTG CAATCGAAGCCATGAAAAATGCTCACCGGAACGAGCTGGAGAGGGAGCTGGACAAGGCTCGCAAGGCCAACAACAATGCAGAGAATGCAGACATGGATGAGATGCGGAGAGGGCATGA AGAGGAACTGTGTTCCTTCCAGCGAGAGATTGAAGTGTTGTCAGAGCAGTATTCCCAGAAGTGCCTCGAAAACGCCCACCTGGCCCAGGCGCTGGAGGCAGAGAGGCAGGCCCTCAGGCAGTGTCAGAGAGAAAACCAGGAGCTCAATGCACACAACCAG GAACTGAATAATCGTCTGGCAGCAGAGATCACCAAGATGCGTTCAATGACTTCTGAGGATGGTGTCGGAGACACAAACACAATCCAGGGAAAAGAGCTCTACGAGTTGGAA GTAATGTTGAGGGTGAAGGAATCTGAGGTTCAATACCTAAAGCAGGAAATCAACTCCCTAAAAGATGAACTACAAGCTTGCCAGAGA GACAAAAAATATGCGACAGATAAGTACAAAGACATTTACACAGAGCTGAGCATCGTCAAGGCCAAAGCCGAGCGGGATCTGGGCCGGCTCAGGGACCAGCTGCAGCTGGCTCACGAGGCACTTGGTGAACCATCGCTGGAGCAAGTGGACCGAGGAGGAGGATATG acATCATGAAGTCCAAAAGCAATCCTGACATTCTGAAAATGGCAGCTGCTGCGGCCAAACGTTCAGAACGCACCTTGAGGTCAAAG TCTGTGAGTCGTGACATGCCCTGGGACAGTTAG